One genomic segment of Rubripirellula amarantea includes these proteins:
- a CDS encoding alpha/beta hydrolase has translation MSSLFCVTLVMAQDADNTDVTDNNETMRDATARPRRPLNNRAHRNMDATKAYRDLAYTADAHPRQTLDLFVPEQSDGPVPLIIWVHGGGWAAGSKDSCPPLRSGYTQRGYAVASIGYRLSGDAVFPAQIEDCKAAVRWLRAHSKQYNLDSEHFAAWGSSAGGHLVALLGTSGHETSFDVGDHLDQSSRVQAVCDYYGPTDLLQMDSHAIPSAVLKHNSPRSPESRLIGGPILENKDKAARVNPIPYITKDAPPFLIVHGDQDPTVAHHQSQLLYNALKEAGVRVRFHTLEGAGHGNGFGGPELDAMVQGFFDQHLKGKSPSDDQLIAIATSSPAVNRNPNAKPSALVPQTRRPLAEQRSDQRRGIPWQVIERREDSNSDGRVSRSEFKGPPILFNRLDRNGDGNLTQEDFADDAGERDDAKTSEAVPN, from the coding sequence ATGAGTTCGCTGTTTTGCGTGACTTTGGTAATGGCCCAGGACGCCGACAACACAGACGTCACCGATAACAACGAAACCATGCGGGATGCGACCGCACGGCCACGACGGCCTTTGAACAATCGTGCCCATCGCAATATGGACGCCACCAAGGCGTACCGAGACCTTGCTTACACCGCCGATGCGCACCCGCGTCAAACGCTTGATCTGTTTGTGCCCGAACAATCCGACGGACCAGTGCCGTTAATCATTTGGGTACATGGAGGTGGATGGGCTGCGGGCAGCAAAGACAGTTGCCCGCCGCTGCGATCTGGATACACGCAACGGGGATACGCGGTGGCGAGCATTGGCTATCGTTTGAGTGGTGATGCTGTTTTCCCCGCACAAATCGAAGACTGCAAAGCTGCCGTCCGTTGGTTGCGTGCTCACAGCAAACAGTACAACCTCGACTCGGAACACTTCGCTGCTTGGGGCAGTTCCGCTGGCGGGCACCTGGTCGCGTTGCTGGGGACAAGCGGACACGAAACGTCGTTTGACGTCGGAGACCACCTCGATCAATCCAGCCGCGTGCAAGCGGTATGCGACTACTATGGACCGACCGATCTTTTGCAGATGGACTCGCACGCCATCCCCAGCGCCGTTCTCAAGCACAACTCACCGAGATCCCCGGAATCGCGATTGATTGGTGGCCCCATCCTAGAAAATAAAGACAAGGCCGCTCGCGTTAACCCAATTCCCTATATCACCAAAGATGCGCCGCCATTCTTGATCGTGCATGGTGATCAAGACCCAACGGTAGCACACCATCAAAGCCAACTTCTCTACAACGCATTGAAAGAAGCGGGCGTTCGCGTTCGTTTTCATACGCTCGAGGGCGCTGGGCACGGCAACGGTTTCGGCGGCCCAGAACTCGACGCCATGGTTCAAGGATTCTTTGATCAACATCTCAAAGGAAAATCCCCCAGTGATGATCAACTAATCGCCATTGCAACCAGCAGTCCAGCGGTAAATCGCAATCCGAACGCCAAACCATCGGCGCTAGTACCGCAGACACGTCGGCCACTCGCAGAACAACGCTCAGATCAGCGACGCGGTATACCCTGGCAGGTGATCGAGCGGCGGGAAGATTCCAATTCCGACGGACGAGTTTCGCGATCGGAGTTCAAGGGTCCGCCGATTCTATTCAACCGACTCGATCGCAACGGTGACGGTAACCTGACTCAGGAAGACTTTGCCGACGACGCTGGCGAACGAGACGACGCCAAAACATCTGAAGCCGTGCCCAACTGA
- a CDS encoding alpha/beta hydrolase family esterase: MIHYRWLVVALALSTTSLVEAQTQSPTAEQEPQATKRESQQRTWQIDGVSRQAIIVSPASAKTDPTPLVFVFHGHGGNKNQVLRSYAIDKQWPEAIVVSPQGLNTPGVLTDPNGKRPGWQSSPGAQGDRDLKFFDAMLESILEDYKVDQQRIYATGHSNGASFTYLLWAVRGDTFAAVAPSSGAIRPDIRKRLSPKPAMIIAGESDPLVKFAWQSASIEFVKQLNQCSKQPKTQGKVTQYSSHINAPLYAYVHSGGHRFEKDAVPSMVEFFQDQSKPTPIEK, encoded by the coding sequence ATGATTCACTACCGCTGGCTCGTTGTCGCCCTTGCCTTATCAACTACGTCGTTGGTGGAAGCGCAGACACAGTCCCCCACGGCTGAACAAGAGCCACAAGCCACAAAGCGTGAATCACAACAACGCACTTGGCAAATCGACGGAGTGTCGCGGCAGGCCATCATCGTATCACCTGCATCGGCAAAAACAGATCCAACCCCCTTGGTCTTTGTCTTTCATGGACATGGTGGCAATAAGAACCAAGTCCTTCGTTCGTACGCGATTGACAAGCAATGGCCCGAGGCGATTGTGGTTAGTCCTCAAGGCCTCAACACACCGGGCGTGCTGACGGACCCCAATGGAAAACGACCAGGCTGGCAAAGTTCGCCTGGAGCCCAAGGAGACCGCGACCTGAAATTTTTTGACGCGATGCTGGAGAGCATTCTCGAAGATTACAAGGTCGACCAACAGCGAATCTATGCGACCGGCCATTCCAATGGCGCATCGTTCACGTACCTGCTATGGGCTGTTCGGGGCGATACCTTTGCTGCGGTCGCGCCGAGTTCGGGAGCAATTCGACCAGACATTCGCAAACGGCTCAGCCCCAAACCTGCCATGATCATCGCGGGGGAAAGCGATCCGTTGGTAAAGTTTGCGTGGCAATCGGCTTCCATCGAATTTGTCAAGCAACTCAACCAGTGCAGCAAACAACCGAAAACGCAGGGGAAAGTCACCCAGTATTCGTCTCACATCAACGCGCCACTTTATGCCTACGTTCATTCCGGTGGGCATAGGTTTGAAAAGGACGCGGTGCCGTCCATGGTCGAGTTCTTTCAAGACCAATCCAAGCCTACGCCAATCGAAAAATAG
- a CDS encoding hemolysin family protein: MSLLLLAATEVPEYLASEGSMEQTLTFLGLAIFLILLNGFFVAAEFSLVKVRISRIEQLARDGKAFAGTAKWLAKRLDESLSACQLGITMASLALGWVGEPAFAKLVEPVLSWFGIVDPKVIHALGFVTAFTAITGLHLVVGEQFPKIFAIRRPEKILLWCALPLKFFYVLLYPFLTVLNVVTSYLLRLVGIHEAAEHEGVNTEEEIRALLREAHIHGNLSRNEHSLINNVFEFDDMIVRRVMLPRGEVDFFDVNEPLSVFRDLVRRTMHTRYPVCDRSLDKVLGVVHIKDLLNVSQDDQAFDVRTIMRPPRKVPETMPISRVLRHFQATHQLMAFVIDEYGTITGMVTLENVLERIVGEVDDEFDTAEPNIVPEEAGQFLVVGTTPLDEARQRMGVPLQESEDADTISGLLTEFRQSLLSQGDVIELEGAIAEVLEMKHESATLVRFKIDKTLA, translated from the coding sequence TTGAGTTTACTCCTCCTCGCTGCGACCGAAGTGCCCGAATACCTAGCCAGCGAGGGTTCCATGGAGCAGACGCTGACATTTCTCGGGCTAGCTATCTTCTTAATCCTGCTCAACGGCTTCTTTGTCGCGGCAGAGTTTTCCTTGGTGAAGGTTCGCATCTCGCGAATTGAGCAGCTTGCCCGCGATGGAAAAGCGTTTGCGGGAACGGCGAAATGGCTTGCTAAGCGACTCGATGAGTCTCTTTCGGCGTGTCAACTTGGAATCACGATGGCGTCCCTGGCTCTGGGTTGGGTGGGGGAACCCGCGTTCGCAAAGTTGGTCGAGCCGGTCCTGAGCTGGTTTGGCATCGTGGATCCCAAGGTGATTCACGCATTGGGCTTCGTCACTGCGTTTACTGCGATCACGGGTTTGCACTTGGTGGTGGGTGAACAGTTTCCCAAAATCTTCGCCATTCGTCGTCCGGAAAAGATCTTGCTTTGGTGCGCATTGCCGTTGAAGTTCTTTTACGTGCTGCTCTATCCGTTCTTGACGGTGTTGAATGTCGTGACGTCGTACTTGTTGCGATTGGTTGGAATTCACGAAGCTGCTGAGCACGAAGGCGTGAATACCGAAGAAGAGATTCGAGCGTTGCTGCGAGAGGCCCACATACACGGCAACTTGTCACGCAATGAGCATTCGTTGATCAACAACGTGTTCGAATTCGACGACATGATCGTACGTCGCGTCATGTTGCCGCGTGGTGAGGTCGATTTCTTTGACGTCAACGAACCGTTGTCGGTCTTTCGCGATCTGGTTCGCCGAACCATGCACACTCGGTATCCGGTATGCGATCGCTCGCTCGACAAAGTTCTAGGTGTCGTTCACATCAAAGACTTGCTGAACGTTTCCCAGGATGATCAGGCGTTTGATGTTCGCACCATCATGCGGCCGCCTCGCAAGGTTCCCGAAACCATGCCGATCAGTCGTGTGCTTCGTCATTTCCAAGCGACGCATCAATTAATGGCGTTCGTCATTGATGAATATGGAACCATCACGGGCATGGTCACACTCGAAAACGTCCTTGAGCGAATTGTGGGTGAAGTGGATGACGAGTTTGACACGGCCGAACCCAACATCGTGCCCGAAGAAGCTGGCCAATTCTTGGTCGTGGGCACGACGCCGCTCGATGAAGCTCGTCAGCGAATGGGAGTCCCTTTACAGGAATCCGAAGACGCGGACACCATCAGTGGACTGCTTACCGAGTTTCGGCAAAGTCTGCTTAGTCAGGGCGACGTGATCGAGCTGGAAGGGGCCATCGCCGAAGTGCTCGAAATGAAGCACGAGAGCGCGACCTTAGTGCGATTCAAGATCGACAAGACTCTCGCTTAG
- a CDS encoding sialidase family protein, which translates to MFRLFSIRVLQIFVLLATLSNAATTTANELPNLDLLDISDQQDRQTIVAEGTEQTYQGHPTTLRLPGTETIFCVWCINHGGSAGPMARSDDGGMTWTRIDSRLPAGFTKHQNCPSIYRLIDGDGKPRLWVFSAALGTRDGPGMPRIMSADNGKTWEEVSPIGFKCVMAFSSIVRLRDGRYLGLYHKGPSGQDKSPLEVWQTITSDGGFTWSEPEVVASVAGKDPCEPLVVRSPDGNELCCLMRENSRAGRSLLMFSPDEGETWSQPRETAWGLTGDRHMGIQTTDGRFVIAFRDMAPGSPTRGHFVAWVGTYDDIKQNQPGQYRVKLLHNHADNVSDCGYPGVELLDDGTIVATTYIKIKPGPQKHSVVSVRFRLDELDALLAK; encoded by the coding sequence ATGTTTCGACTCTTCAGCATCCGCGTGCTACAGATCTTTGTGCTGCTCGCAACGCTTTCCAATGCAGCGACAACCACCGCGAACGAACTTCCTAATCTTGATCTGCTTGATATCTCGGACCAACAAGATCGGCAAACCATTGTTGCCGAGGGAACAGAGCAGACTTATCAAGGCCATCCGACGACGCTTCGTTTGCCGGGCACCGAAACCATCTTTTGCGTTTGGTGCATCAACCATGGTGGTTCGGCCGGTCCGATGGCTCGAAGTGACGACGGCGGAATGACATGGACGCGGATCGACAGCAGGTTGCCGGCTGGTTTCACGAAGCATCAGAATTGTCCAAGCATCTACCGGTTGATCGATGGTGATGGAAAACCAAGGCTTTGGGTGTTCTCGGCAGCGTTGGGAACCCGTGACGGCCCCGGCATGCCTCGTATCATGAGTGCCGACAACGGTAAGACCTGGGAAGAAGTCTCACCGATTGGGTTCAAGTGCGTGATGGCGTTCAGCAGTATCGTGCGGTTACGTGATGGTCGCTATCTGGGGCTTTATCACAAGGGTCCAAGCGGCCAAGACAAATCACCCCTGGAAGTATGGCAAACGATCACGAGTGATGGCGGGTTCACATGGTCCGAGCCAGAGGTGGTTGCTTCGGTTGCGGGCAAAGACCCTTGCGAGCCATTGGTAGTTCGTTCGCCCGATGGCAACGAACTTTGTTGTCTGATGCGCGAAAATTCTCGCGCTGGACGAAGCCTATTGATGTTTTCACCAGACGAAGGCGAAACGTGGAGCCAACCCCGCGAGACAGCGTGGGGACTCACCGGTGACCGACACATGGGAATCCAAACGACGGACGGACGGTTCGTTATCGCGTTCCGAGACATGGCGCCGGGCAGTCCGACAAGAGGTCACTTCGTTGCCTGGGTGGGTACGTACGACGACATCAAGCAAAACCAACCCGGCCAGTATCGCGTCAAGCTGCTCCATAACCACGCCGACAACGTGTCGGACTGCGGCTATCCCGGCGTCGAACTTCTTGACGATGGAACGATCGTCGCAACTACCTACATCAAGATCAAACCTGGGCCGCAAAAGCATTCCGTCGTGAGCGTTCGTTTTCGACTCGATGAGCTCGATGCCTTACTCGCCAAGTAG
- a CDS encoding mechanosensitive ion channel domain-containing protein: protein MSIQFAAVFLLAHWLIIPTHSSASDSAGTSAEVSAVPALSIEQLERALTELEQSDEISVDVKLQAADNYKAAIKNLTSAAASDARLHALSAEAATVTERVELLKSQRADLKDKKPALESKLTLQELEQLLPTAELQLSTYKKARADAEAELHSRSPRRKEIRERMGAIHEKIADATTQLRSLATAEASPQNHSLTARLASRRITLEKEKPALEAELTLYDAEESADLVRSRIDVASHNAVYYEKLIALLQERINAEREAAAAESVRMARREAIAAAPALKVYAEENQELAEQAKRTAEAIAKAEQDLTAATALHDGLIRQFAQTRKKVDSVGLTSSVGALLRKQITTLPDVNERRRSVANRQALINDTQFKLFEYEEQHQELSLLDGTISTILTAAAKDSRHDVAFLESAARELMVRKREYLDDLVRNTGKYFDKLIELDMVDRQVINLEAEYETYIDQRVLWIRSGLPITEGIHLEASDRWLIQSNRWADSGRRLLNDAKSHPIIYTVFLAIIGLLVARGKALRRLIVDLGLVAKKSNCRSIGPTIRVIFLTSIVSLGLPTLCVFLGWRLQQSADNSEFTLAIGHGFLTLGVLWAAAEWIRQACRSKGLGEAHFDWSPSATSAFRRELRLSTYVALPVCFVTATLASSDGVHERSDIQRIAFVLGMLVVCITVFRLLRPRGVLRDYFVSNQNGMIEKLKYLYPVVGVCVPGSLAALAAAGYFYTAQTLFWRLFATFVFVTTLVVLRSVFFRMLLLRRRHLSMEQARQRAAAAKLASQGSLNPASSNPAGESQAVAGIVTEDKQADISAHSQQSRRLVGSGMMAVAVVGMWMIWIQVLPALSMVGNYSLWGKSTKVASSSQAAMPMMPTTTTGSASAGSTSAGATNTVLDDDSEDSVTIADLALAILIVVVTTVLFRNGPGLLEISVLQQLPLDASVRYAITTLVSYAIVMVGTIAACSTIGLQWSQIQWLATALTFGLAFGLQEMFANFVAGLIILLERPIRVGDIVTVDDVTGVVSRIRIRATSITNWDRKEYVVPNKEFITGRLLNWTLSDKVNRVLIEVGLAYGADTELARSLMLQAANDHPMVLKDPAAFASFEGFGDNALNLRLRAFLPTLDNRLQVITELHTSIDQAFRKAGLEIAFPQRDLHIRTMAKDAAVLLQADTESGEANKSSLADESTLADESGTRDQRREAA, encoded by the coding sequence TTGTCAATTCAGTTCGCTGCGGTTTTTCTGCTAGCTCATTGGTTAATAATTCCTACCCATAGTTCCGCGAGCGATTCCGCGGGGACCAGCGCTGAAGTTTCGGCTGTTCCGGCTCTTTCGATTGAACAGTTGGAAAGGGCATTAACGGAGCTAGAACAGAGCGACGAAATCTCCGTCGACGTGAAACTGCAGGCGGCTGACAATTACAAAGCCGCCATTAAGAACCTCACATCGGCTGCTGCTAGTGATGCTCGCTTGCACGCGTTAAGCGCCGAAGCCGCGACGGTCACGGAACGCGTCGAGTTGCTGAAGAGTCAACGAGCTGACCTGAAGGACAAGAAGCCTGCTTTAGAGTCAAAGCTGACGTTGCAAGAACTTGAACAACTTCTTCCCACCGCTGAGTTACAGCTTTCGACCTACAAGAAAGCTCGCGCCGATGCGGAAGCCGAATTGCACTCGCGATCGCCGCGTCGTAAAGAAATCCGCGAACGGATGGGCGCCATCCACGAGAAGATCGCCGACGCCACCACGCAACTTCGATCGCTAGCAACCGCAGAAGCCTCGCCGCAGAATCATTCGCTGACGGCGCGATTGGCGTCGCGTCGGATCACCTTGGAAAAAGAAAAACCGGCATTGGAAGCTGAGCTGACGCTTTACGATGCCGAGGAATCTGCCGACCTAGTGCGTTCGCGAATCGACGTCGCTTCGCATAACGCGGTGTATTACGAGAAATTGATTGCGCTGCTGCAAGAACGTATCAACGCCGAGCGAGAAGCTGCGGCGGCTGAATCCGTTCGGATGGCTCGACGCGAAGCAATTGCGGCGGCCCCCGCGTTAAAAGTCTATGCGGAAGAAAACCAAGAGCTGGCCGAGCAGGCGAAGCGAACCGCTGAGGCGATCGCGAAGGCCGAGCAAGATTTGACGGCAGCTACCGCGTTGCACGACGGGTTGATCCGGCAGTTCGCGCAAACACGAAAGAAGGTCGATTCAGTGGGGCTGACCAGTTCAGTCGGTGCGTTGTTGCGTAAACAAATCACGACGCTTCCCGATGTCAACGAACGACGTCGATCGGTGGCGAATCGGCAAGCACTGATTAACGATACGCAATTCAAACTCTTCGAATATGAAGAGCAGCACCAAGAGCTTTCGTTGCTTGACGGTACGATTTCGACCATCTTGACGGCCGCAGCGAAGGATTCGCGTCACGATGTTGCCTTTCTTGAATCCGCCGCTCGCGAGTTGATGGTGCGTAAACGCGAGTACCTTGACGACCTTGTTCGAAACACGGGGAAGTACTTCGACAAGCTAATTGAACTCGATATGGTTGATCGGCAAGTCATCAACTTGGAAGCCGAATACGAAACGTACATTGACCAACGAGTGCTTTGGATTCGCAGCGGGCTACCGATCACCGAAGGCATTCATTTGGAAGCTTCGGACCGTTGGTTGATCCAATCCAATCGCTGGGCCGACTCGGGTCGTCGGTTATTGAACGATGCGAAATCGCACCCAATCATCTACACGGTTTTTCTAGCCATCATTGGCTTGCTGGTCGCTCGCGGAAAGGCGTTGCGTCGGTTGATCGTTGACTTGGGTTTGGTGGCGAAGAAGTCGAATTGTCGGTCGATCGGGCCAACCATTCGGGTCATTTTCTTGACCAGCATCGTTTCGTTAGGCTTGCCGACGCTTTGTGTCTTTCTGGGTTGGCGGTTGCAGCAGAGCGCTGACAACTCTGAATTTACCTTGGCGATTGGTCACGGGTTCTTGACGCTGGGCGTTCTGTGGGCTGCCGCCGAATGGATCCGACAAGCCTGTCGCAGCAAAGGTTTAGGTGAAGCCCATTTTGACTGGTCACCCTCGGCCACCAGCGCGTTTCGACGCGAGTTGCGTTTGAGCACCTACGTGGCACTGCCAGTGTGTTTTGTCACGGCGACGTTGGCTTCGAGCGATGGTGTGCACGAACGCAGCGACATTCAACGCATCGCATTCGTTCTGGGGATGCTGGTGGTGTGCATCACCGTATTTCGGTTGCTACGTCCTCGTGGCGTGCTTCGCGACTACTTCGTGTCCAACCAAAACGGCATGATCGAAAAGCTGAAGTATCTGTATCCCGTCGTCGGTGTATGCGTGCCGGGGTCGTTGGCCGCGTTGGCTGCGGCGGGTTATTTCTACACCGCGCAAACACTGTTTTGGCGACTGTTCGCGACCTTCGTATTTGTGACCACGTTGGTAGTGCTGCGGTCGGTGTTCTTTCGGATGTTGCTGCTCCGACGTCGTCACCTCAGCATGGAACAAGCACGTCAGCGTGCTGCTGCTGCAAAACTAGCCTCGCAAGGATCGCTAAACCCCGCGTCAAGTAATCCTGCTGGTGAGTCTCAAGCGGTAGCGGGAATCGTGACTGAAGACAAACAGGCCGACATTTCAGCTCACAGCCAGCAATCACGTCGACTCGTTGGGTCCGGCATGATGGCGGTCGCGGTCGTCGGAATGTGGATGATCTGGATTCAGGTATTGCCCGCGCTGAGCATGGTGGGCAACTACTCGCTGTGGGGCAAGTCGACGAAGGTTGCGTCGTCTTCGCAAGCAGCCATGCCGATGATGCCCACCACAACTACTGGTTCAGCGAGTGCGGGTTCGACGAGTGCGGGGGCAACGAATACTGTCCTCGATGATGATAGCGAGGATTCCGTAACGATCGCCGACCTCGCACTTGCGATCTTGATTGTCGTGGTGACGACTGTGCTGTTTCGCAACGGACCTGGTCTGCTCGAGATTTCTGTGCTGCAGCAGTTGCCGTTGGACGCCTCGGTTCGGTACGCAATCACAACGTTGGTCAGCTATGCGATTGTGATGGTCGGAACGATTGCCGCCTGCTCGACGATCGGTTTGCAATGGTCGCAAATTCAATGGCTCGCGACAGCGTTAACGTTTGGGTTGGCGTTCGGACTTCAAGAGATGTTCGCCAACTTTGTTGCTGGATTGATCATCTTGCTTGAACGGCCGATTCGTGTGGGAGACATTGTGACCGTGGACGACGTGACCGGTGTGGTATCACGAATTCGCATTCGCGCGACGTCGATCACCAACTGGGACCGCAAAGAGTACGTCGTGCCCAACAAGGAATTCATCACCGGTCGATTGCTGAACTGGACATTGTCGGACAAGGTAAATCGCGTGTTGATCGAGGTTGGTCTTGCTTACGGTGCTGACACTGAGTTGGCTCGATCGCTCATGTTGCAAGCGGCCAACGATCATCCTATGGTTTTGAAGGATCCGGCTGCGTTCGCGTCCTTCGAAGGATTCGGCGACAATGCGCTGAATCTGCGGCTTCGGGCATTTCTTCCTACCTTGGACAACCGCCTGCAGGTCATCACGGAACTGCACACATCGATTGACCAAGCCTTTCGAAAAGCCGGTCTTGAGATCGCCTTTCCTCAACGCGACTTGCACATTCGGACGATGGCGAAGGACGCAGCCGTGCTGTTGCAAGCCGATACGGAATCGGGCGAGGCGAATAAGTCGAGCTTGGCGGACGAGTCGACGTTGGCGGACGAGTCGGGAACTCGCGATCAGCGTCGTGAAGCCGCCTAG